A genome region from Candidatus Binatia bacterium includes the following:
- a CDS encoding carboxypeptidase-like regulatory domain-containing protein codes for MITKKTSYLSALAIAVAAIIAACASEMVEQTGRAISIDSDDIAGVVTSAKGPEAGVWVIVETTTLPTRFTRSVVTDDQGRYLVPDLPRATYSIWVRGYGLVDSPKIRVIPGTIMNLNAVIAPNEAAAAQFYPAIYWYSMLKIPEASEFGGKSKIPPHLTRNEWVNLMKINGCANCHQLGTFSTRTFPKNVPHPFPPFANSEEAWFRRVQSGQAGEQMFTISVKELGGAAFRYFGDWTDRIAKGELPHSKPARPEGVERNIVVTTWDWLNDKNYLHDLISSDRRYPTVNAYGPLYGSAEHSTDQMPILDPKTHKASIFMMPVRDADTPMAIGPGHAAGNKVLQPSPYWGNELYWTSKANNHNGMFDRKGRVWFAAAVRGPNNPAFCKKGSDHPSAKVFPIERTNRHLTMLDPKTMKYTFVDTCFETHHLQFGYDANDTLWTSGGGQVVGWLNMKMFDETGDAAKSQGWTPFVLDTNGNGKRDEYVEPKEPVDPVKDKRISAGFYAVMPSPADGSIWGSTRGFPGAVVRVVPGASPSETALAEIYNVPLPGFGIRGADIDKKGVVWASLASGHLASFDRRKCKGPLNGPKATGNHCPEGWAFYKYPGPGFQGIGDNSAESSYYSWVDQHNTFGLGEDVPMSTANLHNGLVAMKDGKMILLTVPYPMGFYAKGFDGRIDDPKAGWKGRGLWSSSGDRAPWLMENGKGSKPLAVHFQLRPDPLAK; via the coding sequence ATGATAACGAAAAAAACTTCTTATCTGAGTGCTCTCGCAATCGCCGTCGCGGCGATCATCGCCGCCTGCGCGTCCGAGATGGTAGAACAAACCGGTCGCGCCATCAGCATCGACAGCGACGACATCGCCGGCGTCGTCACCAGCGCGAAGGGACCCGAGGCCGGAGTTTGGGTCATCGTCGAGACAACCACCTTGCCGACCCGATTCACCAGAAGCGTCGTCACCGACGATCAGGGGCGCTACCTCGTGCCGGATCTTCCGAGAGCGACCTACAGCATCTGGGTACGCGGCTACGGCCTCGTCGATTCGCCGAAAATCCGAGTCATCCCTGGTACTATCATGAACCTGAACGCGGTGATCGCGCCGAACGAGGCCGCCGCGGCGCAATTTTATCCGGCGATCTATTGGTATTCGATGCTCAAGATTCCCGAGGCGAGCGAGTTCGGCGGCAAGAGCAAAATTCCCCCGCATTTAACCCGGAACGAATGGGTGAACTTGATGAAGATCAACGGCTGCGCCAACTGCCATCAGCTGGGCACGTTTTCCACGCGCACGTTCCCGAAGAACGTGCCGCATCCGTTCCCTCCGTTCGCCAATTCCGAGGAGGCGTGGTTTCGCCGCGTCCAGTCCGGGCAAGCCGGCGAACAGATGTTCACGATCTCCGTCAAGGAACTCGGCGGCGCGGCTTTCCGTTATTTCGGGGACTGGACGGACCGGATCGCCAAGGGCGAGCTGCCGCACAGCAAACCCGCTCGGCCGGAAGGCGTCGAGCGCAATATCGTCGTCACCACCTGGGATTGGCTCAACGACAAGAATTACCTCCATGACCTGATCTCCTCGGATCGGCGCTACCCGACCGTCAATGCCTACGGTCCGCTGTACGGGTCTGCCGAGCACAGCACGGACCAAATGCCGATCCTCGATCCGAAAACGCACAAGGCTTCGATCTTCATGATGCCGGTGCGGGATGCCGATACGCCTATGGCCATTGGACCGGGCCATGCGGCGGGCAACAAAGTCCTGCAACCGTCGCCTTACTGGGGCAACGAGCTCTACTGGACGAGCAAGGCCAACAACCACAACGGCATGTTCGATCGCAAGGGGCGCGTGTGGTTCGCGGCGGCGGTGCGCGGCCCGAACAATCCGGCCTTCTGCAAGAAGGGCTCCGACCATCCTTCGGCCAAAGTCTTCCCGATCGAGCGAACCAACCGCCATCTTACGATGCTCGATCCCAAGACCATGAAGTACACCTTCGTCGACACCTGCTTCGAAACGCATCATTTGCAGTTCGGGTACGACGCCAACGACACGCTGTGGACCAGCGGCGGCGGCCAGGTTGTCGGCTGGCTCAACATGAAGATGTTCGACGAGACGGGCGACGCGGCGAAATCGCAGGGCTGGACGCCGTTTGTTCTCGACACCAACGGCAACGGCAAGCGCGACGAGTACGTCGAGCCGAAGGAGCCGGTCGATCCGGTGAAGGACAAGCGGATCTCGGCGGGTTTCTACGCCGTGATGCCGAGTCCGGCCGATGGCTCGATTTGGGGCTCCACGCGGGGCTTTCCAGGGGCCGTCGTACGGGTGGTGCCAGGAGCCAGTCCGTCGGAGACGGCGCTGGCGGAGATCTACAACGTGCCGCTGCCCGGCTTCGGCATCCGCGGCGCGGACATCGACAAGAAAGGCGTCGTGTGGGCGTCGCTCGCGAGCGGCCACCTTGCCAGCTTCGACCGCAGGAAGTGCAAAGGTCCCCTCAACGGCCCGAAGGCGACCGGCAATCACTGTCCGGAGGGCTGGGCATTTTATAAATATCCAGGGCCCGGTTTCCAGGGGATCGGCGACAACAGCGCCGAGTCGAGCTACTATTCTTGGGTCGACCAACACAACACGTTCGGCCTCGGCGAGGACGTGCCGATGTCCACCGCCAACTTGCACAACGGCCTGGTCGCGATGAAAGACGGCAAGATGATTCTTTTGACCGTGCCGTACCCGATGGGCTTCTACGCCAAGGGCTTCGATGGACGCATCGACGATCCGAAAGCCGGCTGGAAAGGCCGCGGCTTGTGGAGCTCGAGCGGCGACCGCGCGCCGTGGCTGATGGAAAACGGCAAAGGCTCCAAACCGCTCGCGGTGCATTTCCAGCTACGGCCGGATCCGCTGGCGAAGTGA
- a CDS encoding class I SAM-dependent methyltransferase: METKERPPEKAWEDRGFINRWDEQSDRERGIREMQMKAAVFMIPHPKEQPIRILDVGAGYGALAADILEDRPNASAVCLDGSKEMIKLGRERNGRFAGRIEFVHGVLDAPDWFGVLSGSFNAVVSARALHHLTRERRQKLFREVYDLLRPGGCFINADSFKASSEEMRARYRKTRQRWIDGSANGEGEASKAPSRERLPHGAHYNGLMEEELFALRAAGFRDVDCFWKFTNYGTYGGFKPG, from the coding sequence ATGGAAACGAAAGAACGGCCGCCGGAGAAGGCATGGGAAGACAGGGGGTTTATCAATCGCTGGGACGAGCAGTCCGATCGGGAGCGCGGCATCCGCGAGATGCAGATGAAGGCCGCCGTCTTTATGATTCCGCATCCCAAAGAGCAGCCGATCCGCATTCTCGACGTCGGCGCCGGCTACGGCGCGCTGGCGGCGGACATCCTCGAAGACCGTCCGAACGCGAGCGCGGTCTGCTTGGACGGCTCCAAGGAGATGATCAAGCTGGGGCGGGAGCGGAACGGAAGGTTCGCAGGGCGGATCGAGTTCGTTCACGGCGTACTGGACGCGCCGGACTGGTTCGGCGTGCTTTCCGGTTCTTTCAACGCGGTGGTTTCGGCGCGCGCGCTGCACCACCTCACGCGTGAGCGGCGGCAAAAGCTTTTCCGCGAAGTCTACGACCTGCTTCGTCCGGGCGGTTGTTTCATCAACGCCGACAGCTTCAAAGCGTCGAGCGAAGAGATGCGGGCGCGCTACCGCAAAACCCGCCAGCGCTGGATCGATGGATCTGCCAATGGAGAAGGGGAAGCGTCGAAAGCGCCTTCTAGAGAGCGGCTGCCTCACGGCGCGCACTACAACGGATTGATGGAAGAGGAGTTGTTCGCGCTAAGAGCGGCCGGCTTCCGCGACGTGGACTGTTTCTGGAAATTCACGAATTATGGAACCTATGGCGGGTTTAAGCCAGGCTAA
- a CDS encoding NUDIX domain-containing protein → MPAPVVAAICYRRRNGKIEFLLVRAKGGNSWTFPKGHVEKAPSEPPWEAAQREADEEAGVGGAIETEPFTSYAYGKSNAREDVVAAYLMSVESERKPDEPERKPQWFSPERAIEMLAAGDREEKHMREHERVVRAALARLRKQAASGDLRSAGGRLGPSAK, encoded by the coding sequence ATGCCGGCTCCGGTCGTAGCTGCCATATGCTATCGACGTAGAAATGGAAAAATAGAATTTCTCCTGGTGCGGGCGAAAGGCGGAAACTCTTGGACCTTTCCCAAAGGGCACGTTGAAAAAGCACCATCCGAGCCGCCTTGGGAAGCCGCGCAGCGCGAAGCGGATGAAGAGGCCGGAGTCGGCGGGGCGATCGAAACTGAACCGTTCACCTCTTACGCCTACGGCAAAAGCAATGCGCGCGAAGACGTCGTCGCCGCCTATCTGATGTCCGTCGAGTCGGAACGAAAACCGGACGAGCCTGAAAGAAAACCGCAATGGTTTTCGCCGGAGCGCGCGATCGAAATGCTTGCCGCGGGCGATCGGGAAGAAAAACATATGCGCGAGCATGAACGCGTGGTCAGAGCGGCGCTGGCCAGGCTGAGAAAGCAAGCGGCCAGCGGAGATCTTCGAAGCGCAGGCGGACGCCTAGGTCCGTCGGCGAAATGA
- a CDS encoding ABC transporter substrate-binding protein gives MRTKISILFVLLIAAAAGPAPGAQTPVKVTMTTGSFSEREAAMFVAQDQGFFRRYGLELTFVHVRSGPIGMAALAAGESQLHEGSVTGAVLGSAAEGTDLVFVAGMINKLIGNIMASPKIKTPADLKGKVIGVTSMSGGSWMFTTLALEYWGLDAKRDGITFRVLGDESIRSQAVLNDSVAATHLGYTFAAPLKSRGFTNLGDLAQLPIPFQSTGIMTKRGFLNSSPEVVEKVLRGIMDSMAFIAQPENKPAVLKSLAKGLRLPKTELAVEGYESLPLLYDRRIYPTVEGIRNVIRLLGSTNEKIRRLKAEDLVDDRFVKKLEKEGLF, from the coding sequence ATGAGAACAAAAATTTCCATTCTGTTTGTCCTGCTGATCGCTGCCGCCGCTGGACCCGCGCCGGGCGCGCAGACGCCGGTCAAAGTCACCATGACGACCGGCTCGTTCAGCGAACGGGAGGCCGCCATGTTCGTCGCTCAAGACCAGGGCTTTTTTCGCCGCTACGGCCTGGAGTTGACTTTCGTCCACGTCCGCAGCGGTCCCATCGGCATGGCCGCTCTCGCGGCGGGCGAATCGCAGCTTCACGAGGGCTCGGTCACCGGCGCGGTGCTCGGCTCCGCCGCGGAAGGGACCGACCTGGTATTCGTCGCCGGCATGATCAATAAGCTCATCGGCAACATCATGGCATCGCCGAAAATCAAAACTCCCGCGGACTTGAAGGGCAAAGTCATCGGCGTCACCAGCATGAGCGGCGGCAGTTGGATGTTCACCACGCTGGCGCTCGAGTACTGGGGGTTGGACGCGAAGCGCGACGGCATCACCTTTCGCGTTCTCGGCGATGAATCGATCCGCAGTCAGGCGGTTCTCAACGACTCCGTCGCCGCCACGCATCTCGGATATACATTTGCGGCGCCGCTCAAAAGCCGGGGCTTTACCAACCTCGGCGACCTGGCGCAACTACCCATCCCCTTTCAAAGCACGGGAATCATGACCAAACGCGGCTTCCTCAACTCGTCGCCGGAAGTCGTGGAAAAGGTTTTGCGCGGCATAATGGACTCCATGGCCTTCATCGCGCAACCGGAAAACAAGCCGGCGGTTCTCAAGAGCCTGGCCAAGGGGCTCCGCCTGCCAAAGACGGAACTGGCCGTGGAAGGTTACGAGAGCCTGCCCCTGCTGTACGACCGGCGCATCTATCCCACGGTCGAAGGCATTCGCAACGTTATCCGGCTCCTCGGCTCGACCAATGAAAAGATCCGCCGCCTCAAAGCGGAGGATCTGGTCGACGATCGGTTTGTGAAAAAGCTCGAGAAGGAAGGGCTGTTCTAA
- a CDS encoding DUF1343 domain-containing protein: MKFGIDRLLEESELRKPLAGRRVALLAHPASVTRDLVHALDALAACDDIELAAAFGPQHGLRGDKQDNMIESATYHDPVHGIPIFSLYEKVRRPTPAMMERFDVLLVDLQDLGCRIYTFITTLRYVLEAAAEHGKTIWVLDRPNPVGRPVEGLNLRPGWESFVGAGPLPMRHGLTLGELATWFVSTLGLEVDYDVVTMEGWEPSRAPGYGWPLGDRAWVNPSPNAANVSMARCYSGTVMLEGTTLSEGRGTTRPLELFGAPDIDARALLAKMEALARNSNWIGGCRLRDCWFEPTFNKHTGKLCAGIQIHVDDPAYSHDGFRPWRLIALALKSLRLLRPDYDLWHNFPYEYERDRLAIDLINGSELLRQWVDDPAASPADLDVLASADESAWLAERESVLLYR; this comes from the coding sequence ATGAAGTTCGGAATCGACCGTCTGCTTGAAGAGAGCGAGCTGAGAAAACCTTTGGCGGGCCGGCGCGTGGCGCTGCTCGCTCACCCGGCGTCGGTGACGCGCGACCTGGTTCACGCGCTCGACGCGCTCGCCGCCTGCGACGACATCGAGCTGGCCGCGGCCTTCGGCCCCCAGCACGGGCTCCGCGGCGACAAGCAGGACAACATGATCGAGTCGGCCACCTACCATGACCCGGTGCATGGGATTCCAATCTTCAGTCTCTACGAAAAAGTGCGTCGGCCGACGCCGGCGATGATGGAGCGCTTCGACGTTCTCCTCGTCGATCTGCAGGACCTGGGTTGCCGCATTTACACTTTCATCACGACCTTGCGTTATGTTCTCGAAGCGGCCGCGGAGCACGGCAAGACGATCTGGGTGCTCGACCGTCCCAATCCGGTGGGACGGCCGGTGGAGGGACTGAATCTCCGGCCGGGTTGGGAAAGCTTCGTCGGCGCGGGGCCGCTGCCGATGCGCCATGGTCTCACTCTCGGCGAGCTGGCAACGTGGTTCGTGAGTACGCTCGGGCTCGAAGTGGATTACGACGTCGTGACGATGGAAGGCTGGGAGCCGTCGCGCGCGCCCGGCTACGGCTGGCCGCTCGGCGATCGCGCGTGGGTGAACCCGAGCCCGAACGCGGCTAATGTTTCCATGGCGCGCTGCTACTCCGGCACGGTCATGCTCGAAGGCACGACGCTCTCCGAGGGGCGCGGCACGACGCGGCCTCTGGAGCTTTTCGGCGCGCCCGATATCGACGCCCGCGCTCTCCTTGCGAAGATGGAAGCGCTGGCGCGAAATAGCAATTGGATCGGCGGCTGCCGGCTGAGAGATTGTTGGTTCGAGCCGACCTTTAACAAACACACCGGCAAGCTCTGCGCGGGGATCCAAATCCACGTCGACGATCCCGCATACAGTCACGACGGCTTTCGCCCGTGGCGCTTAATCGCGCTGGCGCTCAAGTCATTGCGGCTGCTCCGCCCCGACTACGATCTCTGGCACAATTTTCCCTACGAGTATGAAAGGGATCGCCTGGCCATCGATCTCATCAACGGCAGCGAGTTGTTGCGGCAATGGGTGGATGATCCCGCCGCCTCCCCCGCCGATCTCGACGTGCTGGCCTCAGCCGACGAGTCCGCTTGGCTTGCCGAGCGCGAGTCGGTATTGCTATATCGGTGA
- a CDS encoding extracellular solute-binding protein yields MTPKLLRFMALLFFLLLPHVAPADWKQEWEKTLQAAKKEGQVTVYVYRYEAAFEGFRAEYPDIKVNAVSATGSQLGLRIMAERRGGKYLADLFSSGANTNFNVLYKAKALEPIKPLLLLPEVVDESRWFGGRHRYIDPEAQYIFAYIGNSSGSGQLSYNVKLTDPKEFQSFWDLVHPKWKGKIVSLEPVNTGLGASMQFFYYNPELGPEWIKRFFGTMEITFSREFRQMTDWLSQGRFALCMGCKDVDRARQQGLPVASLDDVPWKEGRSFSSGGGTLSFLNRAPHPNAARVFVNWYLSRKGQTALQDMEDPLGSEFRNSLRIDIPKDKVPEARRLADGVKYLDVTRPEFSETAPIFKLAKEITKRD; encoded by the coding sequence ATGACCCCAAAACTCCTCCGTTTCATGGCGCTGCTTTTTTTCCTGCTGCTCCCCCACGTAGCGCCGGCCGATTGGAAGCAGGAGTGGGAGAAAACTCTTCAGGCGGCGAAGAAAGAGGGACAAGTTACCGTCTACGTCTACCGCTACGAGGCGGCGTTCGAGGGTTTTCGCGCCGAGTATCCCGACATCAAGGTGAACGCCGTGAGCGCCACGGGCTCGCAACTGGGACTCAGGATTATGGCCGAACGAAGAGGCGGAAAATATCTTGCGGACCTCTTCAGCAGCGGCGCCAACACAAACTTCAATGTCCTTTACAAGGCCAAGGCGTTGGAACCGATCAAGCCGCTGCTCTTGCTCCCCGAGGTCGTGGACGAGTCCAGGTGGTTCGGCGGAAGACATCGCTACATCGACCCGGAGGCACAGTACATCTTCGCCTATATCGGAAACTCAAGCGGCAGCGGACAGCTCTCCTACAACGTCAAGCTGACCGATCCGAAAGAGTTTCAATCCTTCTGGGATTTGGTCCATCCGAAGTGGAAAGGCAAGATCGTTTCTTTGGAACCGGTGAATACCGGGCTCGGCGCCTCGATGCAGTTTTTCTACTACAATCCCGAGCTGGGCCCGGAATGGATCAAGCGCTTTTTCGGTACGATGGAAATTACTTTCAGCCGCGAGTTCCGCCAGATGACCGATTGGCTGTCGCAGGGAAGGTTCGCGCTCTGCATGGGCTGCAAGGACGTCGATCGCGCCCGGCAGCAGGGGCTTCCCGTGGCGTCTCTGGACGATGTGCCATGGAAAGAGGGGCGAAGCTTTTCTTCAGGCGGCGGCACGTTGAGTTTCCTCAACCGTGCGCCCCATCCGAACGCGGCCCGGGTTTTCGTCAACTGGTATCTCTCGCGCAAAGGCCAGACGGCGCTGCAAGACATGGAAGATCCGCTGGGCTCCGAGTTCCGCAACTCGCTCCGGATCGATATCCCTAAAGACAAAGTTCCTGAGGCGCGCCGGCTGGCCGACGGCGTAAAATACCTCGACGTCACCCGCCCGGAATTTTCCGAAACGGCGCCGATTTTCAAGCTGGCGAAGGAGATCACGAAACGGGATTAG
- a CDS encoding extracellular solute-binding protein yields MRLCFGFILVLVFAIFHPALARADWKEDWDKTVKAAKQEGTVVIYTFPGHERLFQDFQKKFPEIKPVEVTVRGSERVTRILSERRAGKYIADLLMGGAGSAAAGLLKGGVLDPIKPVLLLPDVLDPSKWWLGRHIYGDDDGKYIFSYSGAPLYYFHHNTNLVKPQEVKSYWDFLSPKWKGKIVIAEPLTGGTQEVLQFLYYNREIGPDFVKRFLTEMDVTVSRDIRQMVDWVAQGKYAISALQNADRLDIWDAKNKGLAIDAFKTDRFKEGGFVGSGGGNVMLLNRAPHPNAAKVFVNWLLSREGQLAYQKLVETGRNSLRIDIPKDDVPEHARIVADAKYALLDDPAYSDLETVRSFVAEVWKKRKQG; encoded by the coding sequence GTGCGGCTCTGCTTTGGTTTTATTCTTGTCTTGGTTTTCGCGATCTTCCACCCTGCGCTGGCCCGAGCCGACTGGAAGGAGGACTGGGACAAAACCGTCAAGGCCGCGAAGCAGGAAGGCACGGTCGTCATCTACACCTTCCCCGGCCATGAGCGGCTATTTCAGGACTTTCAAAAGAAGTTTCCCGAGATAAAGCCCGTCGAGGTGACCGTCCGGGGATCGGAGAGAGTCACCCGCATCCTTTCGGAAAGACGGGCCGGGAAGTACATCGCCGACCTTCTTATGGGTGGCGCCGGCTCCGCCGCGGCCGGTCTCCTGAAGGGCGGCGTCCTCGATCCGATCAAGCCCGTTCTGCTGCTTCCCGACGTGCTGGACCCATCCAAATGGTGGCTGGGCAGGCACATCTACGGCGACGACGACGGAAAGTACATCTTTTCCTACTCCGGCGCGCCGCTCTATTATTTTCATCACAACACGAACCTGGTAAAGCCCCAGGAGGTCAAATCCTACTGGGACTTTCTGAGTCCCAAGTGGAAAGGAAAGATTGTGATCGCCGAGCCGCTCACGGGCGGCACGCAGGAGGTGCTCCAGTTCCTCTATTATAACCGGGAGATCGGGCCGGACTTCGTGAAGCGCTTCCTCACCGAGATGGACGTGACGGTAAGCCGCGACATCCGGCAGATGGTCGATTGGGTGGCGCAGGGAAAGTACGCCATCTCGGCGCTGCAGAACGCGGACCGCCTCGATATCTGGGACGCGAAGAATAAGGGGCTTGCGATCGACGCTTTTAAAACCGACAGGTTCAAAGAGGGAGGGTTTGTGGGTTCGGGCGGAGGGAACGTCATGCTCCTCAACCGCGCCCCCCACCCCAACGCGGCCAAGGTCTTCGTCAATTGGCTGCTGTCGCGCGAGGGGCAACTCGCGTATCAGAAACTCGTCGAGACCGGAAGAAACTCGCTTCGGATCGACATCCCGAAAGACGACGTCCCCGAGCACGCTCGGATCGTCGCCGACGCCAAGTACGCCCTGCTCGACGATCCCGCCTATTCCGACCTCGAAACCGTGCGCAGCTTCGTCGCCGAAGTGTGGAAAAAAAGAAAACAAGGATGA
- a CDS encoding DegT/DnrJ/EryC1/StrS family aminotransferase yields MYPYRVSLARPYWTGAAYRAILRALFSGRISDGPELDRLRSAILEQLGVEDAILCGSGSFALEVVLRACGVAQGDEVIIPTFCCTAVVPPILAVGAFPVLADIGDELNLTVETVKAALTEKTKAIIVPHLFGNPADIDAIVDLARGKNIRVIDDAAQALGATIDGRPVGGFGNAGILSFGAEKVCSGLGGGVGVSKKEGMFGDIDLWFPGRFRTLRGLLSALFWRRWRRWTYPAEALFAQSNPDAPPDPYRQETMANLSAAVALTLMQTLRENVAARRERVRDYQKFLGGEERLQLIPHRSGSACLTQIVRVVPRGRGDDSAARVIAALRRAGFEVHGSYVPIHLLSAYEKFARIPLPNAERVWADLVELPCEPDVSFDDVQRIASFVKRLVHSLATKVGA; encoded by the coding sequence GTGTATCCCTACCGCGTTTCTCTCGCGCGGCCTTATTGGACCGGCGCCGCTTATCGCGCAATACTGCGAGCGCTTTTTTCCGGCCGCATCAGCGACGGGCCGGAGCTCGATCGCCTTCGTTCGGCAATCCTCGAACAACTCGGCGTCGAAGACGCGATCCTATGCGGATCGGGAAGCTTCGCGCTCGAAGTCGTCTTGCGCGCCTGCGGCGTCGCGCAGGGCGACGAAGTCATCATCCCCACTTTTTGCTGCACCGCCGTCGTGCCGCCGATTCTAGCCGTCGGCGCGTTTCCCGTGCTTGCGGACATCGGCGATGAACTCAACCTCACCGTTGAGACGGTCAAAGCGGCGCTGACGGAGAAAACAAAAGCGATCATCGTGCCGCACCTCTTCGGCAATCCCGCCGACATCGACGCGATCGTGGACCTCGCGCGCGGGAAAAACATCCGCGTCATCGACGATGCCGCCCAAGCCTTGGGCGCGACGATCGACGGCCGGCCCGTCGGCGGCTTCGGAAATGCGGGCATCTTGAGCTTCGGCGCCGAGAAAGTTTGCTCCGGTCTTGGTGGTGGCGTCGGCGTATCTAAGAAGGAAGGAATGTTCGGGGACATTGACCTCTGGTTCCCCGGACGTTTTAGGACGCTGCGGGGCCTCTTATCCGCTTTGTTTTGGCGGCGCTGGCGACGCTGGACGTATCCAGCCGAGGCCTTGTTCGCTCAATCGAACCCGGATGCGCCGCCCGACCCGTACCGGCAAGAGACGATGGCGAATCTGAGCGCGGCCGTCGCTTTAACTTTGATGCAGACGCTGCGCGAAAACGTCGCCGCGCGGCGCGAGCGCGTCCGCGACTATCAAAAATTTCTCGGCGGCGAGGAACGCTTACAACTGATACCGCACCGAAGCGGCTCCGCCTGCCTGACGCAGATCGTCCGAGTCGTTCCCCGAGGACGCGGTGACGACTCCGCCGCGCGCGTCATCGCGGCGTTAAGGCGCGCGGGCTTTGAAGTCCACGGCAGCTATGTCCCGATCCACCTCCTCTCCGCTTACGAAAAATTTGCCCGTATTCCACTGCCAAACGCGGAACGAGTCTGGGCGGATTTAGTCGAGCTTCCTTGCGAACCCGACGTGAGCTTCGATGATGTGCAACGTATCGCCTCCTTTGTGAAACGCCTTGTCCATTCGTTAGCGACAAAGGTGGGGGCGTAG
- a CDS encoding GMC family oxidoreductase — translation MFLDARSVPEDSLIEADLCIVGAGAAGITIAREFRASPLRVVLLESGWFTADEVTQSLYAGEVRERPYFPLDSIQTRCRYFGGTTNQWAGECRPFAALDFEQRDWVPDSGWPFDLKHLLPFYEKAQSVCQLGPFAYAARDWVEPGTRLIAFDDERFCSYAFHYSPPTRFGEAYRNEIREASNIIAYLGANVVDLETPAPPSYVTGVHVACLSGNRFRVKARAVILATGGIENARLLLQANRVQSAGLGNAYDQVGRYFMEHLYLDRAAAILVRGRAISEFYTSGHGADGRRIRGILALSPAVQRQEKLTNYCAVLDEESLQTAVEGCRFLIGDLRRRRRPNGAFALVGNTLWLFGGKIAARLKLDRGRAMPRLFRLKNVMEQAPNRESRVVLADAKDELGCPRVALHWRLSAIDKRTAHRAHEILAEEFRRAGIGRLRSSLGGENDPWPAALRGARHHMGTTRMHPDPRHGVVDPDSRVHGIANLYVAGSSVFPTSGSANPTLTIVALALRLAEHLKHVLR, via the coding sequence ATGTTCCTTGACGCGCGCTCCGTGCCGGAAGACTCGCTGATCGAGGCCGACCTCTGCATCGTCGGCGCCGGCGCGGCGGGCATCACGATCGCCCGCGAGTTCCGGGCGAGTCCACTCCGCGTGGTGCTCCTGGAGAGCGGCTGGTTCACAGCGGATGAGGTCACGCAATCGCTTTACGCCGGCGAGGTGCGGGAGCGGCCGTATTTTCCCTTAGATTCGATCCAGACCCGGTGCCGGTATTTTGGCGGAACCACCAACCAATGGGCCGGCGAATGCCGCCCGTTTGCCGCGCTCGATTTCGAGCAGCGTGACTGGGTCCCCGACAGCGGCTGGCCGTTCGATCTCAAGCATCTGCTGCCATTTTACGAAAAGGCGCAGTCCGTCTGTCAGCTCGGCCCATTCGCCTACGCCGCGCGCGACTGGGTCGAGCCGGGAACACGTCTCATCGCCTTCGACGATGAGCGCTTTTGCTCCTATGCCTTTCACTACAGTCCTCCCACCCGATTCGGTGAGGCCTATCGCAACGAGATCAGGGAGGCGAGCAACATTATCGCTTACCTCGGGGCAAACGTCGTCGATCTGGAGACTCCGGCGCCTCCGAGTTACGTGACCGGCGTTCACGTTGCGTGCTTATCGGGCAATCGATTTCGGGTCAAAGCGCGGGCGGTCATCCTCGCCACCGGCGGAATCGAAAACGCGCGTCTCCTGCTGCAAGCGAACAGGGTGCAGTCCGCCGGCTTGGGTAACGCGTACGACCAGGTCGGCCGCTATTTCATGGAACATCTATATCTCGATCGGGCCGCCGCGATCCTTGTTCGCGGACGAGCCATCAGCGAATTTTACACTTCCGGACACGGAGCCGACGGCCGGAGGATTCGCGGAATCCTGGCGCTCAGCCCGGCGGTCCAGCGGCAAGAAAAGCTGACGAATTATTGCGCCGTCTTGGACGAGGAGTCGCTGCAAACGGCCGTGGAGGGCTGCCGTTTTCTCATCGGAGACCTGCGCCGGAGACGGCGACCGAACGGAGCGTTCGCTCTGGTCGGAAATACGCTGTGGCTATTCGGCGGGAAGATCGCCGCGCGTTTGAAGCTCGACCGAGGAAGAGCGATGCCGCGGCTTTTTCGACTGAAGAACGTCATGGAGCAGGCGCCGAACCGCGAGAGCCGGGTCGTGCTCGCCGACGCCAAGGACGAGCTTGGTTGTCCCCGCGTCGCGCTTCACTGGCGCCTGAGCGCCATCGACAAGCGCACGGCGCATCGGGCGCACGAGATCCTCGCAGAAGAGTTTCGGCGCGCCGGCATCGGCCGCCTGCGAAGTTCGCTCGGCGGAGAAAACGACCCGTGGCCGGCCGCTCTCCGTGGAGCGCGTCATCACATGGGCACGACCCGCATGCATCCCGATCCGCGCCACGGCGTGGTCGATCCCGACAGCCGGGTTCATGGCATCGCCAATCTGTACGTCGCGGGAAGCTCCGTGTTCCCCACGTCCGGCAGCGCAAACCCGACGCTTACCATCGTGGCCCTCGCCCTCCGCCTCGCCGAGCATTTGAAGCACGTTTTGCGCTGA